In a genomic window of Zingiber officinale cultivar Zhangliang chromosome 9B, Zo_v1.1, whole genome shotgun sequence:
- the LOC122025255 gene encoding uncharacterized protein LOC122025255 isoform X2, translating to MTRWRRDERPAQFHRTSSLPRPPFPPLDRSPDGDVSGAFLLACQPREFAETSSAQYILQQYTAASGGVKLLSSIRNAYAMGKVKMVASEFETATGIVKSRNATKDAESGGFVLWQMAPEMWYVELAVGGSKVRAGCNGKLVWRHTPWLGAHAAKGPVRPLRRALQGLDPLTTANMFADAQCIGERNVNGEDCFILKLCADPRSLKARSEGPAEIIRHVLFGYFSQKTGLLTHVEDSHLTRIQSSAGGDAVYWETSINSSIDDYRPVEGMMIAHSGRSVVNLFRFGEVAMSHSKTRMEEEWTIDEVVFNVPGLSLDCFIPPADVKRGTVSEACELPQQSERGRGSVMGSNRSKVAALEKPHDVDDDNILWRDV from the exons ATGACCCGATGGAGACGTGACGAGCGCCCGGCTCAGTTTCATCGAACCTCCTCGCTCCCTCGGCCGCCTTTTCCGCCATTGGATCGGTCGCCGGACGGCGACGTCTCCGGCGCATTCCTGCTGGCATGCCAGCCACGTGAGTTTGCG GAAACATCTTCGGCTCAATACATTCTGCAGCAGTACACGGCAGCTTCAGGAGGCGTCAAACTACTGAGCTCCATCAGGAATGCATATGCCATGGGGAAGGTGAAGATGGTAGCGTCGGAGTTTGAGACGGCCACTGGGATCGTCAAGAGCCGGAACGCAACGAAGGACGCCGAGTCCGGTGGATTTGTCCTCTGGCAGATGGCGCCCGAGATGTGGTACGTTGAATTGGCTGTCGGCGGCAGCAAGGTCCGTGCCGGTTGCAACGGCAAGCTTGTCTGGCGTCACACTCCCTGGCTCGGTGCCCATGCCGCCAAGGGCCCTGTTCGACCCCTTCGTCGAGCTTTGCAG GGACTTGATCCATTGACCACAGCGAACATGTTTGCCGACGCACAGTGCATCGGCGAGAGGAATGTTAATGGAGAGGACTGTTTCATCCTCAAGCTCTGTGCGGATCCACGGTCATTGAAGGCTAGGAGTGAAGGCCCCGCGGAGATCATCAGGCATGTCTTGTTTGGCTACTTCAGCCAAAAGACTGGACTTCTCACGCATGTGGAGGACTCACATCTGACTCGAATTCAGTCGAGCGCCGGAGGCGATGCTGTGTACTGGGAGACCTCAATTAACTCCTCCATCGATGACTATCGCCCGGTCGAGGGCATGATGATCGCACACTCAGGGCGTTCAGTCGTCAATCTTTTCCGGTTTGGTGAAGTGGCGATGAGCCACAGCAAGACTAGAATGGAGGAGGAATGGACGATCGATGAAGTGGTTTTCAACGTTCCCGGCCTCTCACTTGACTGTTTCATCCCTCCGGCCGACGTAAAACGTGGAACAGTCAGCGAAGCCTGTGAGCTGCCGCAGCAATCGGAGAGGGGAAGAGGCAGTGTGATGGGAAGTAATAGGTCTAAGGTTGCAGCGCTTGAGAAGCCTCACGATGTGGATGATGACAACATCTTGTGGAGAGACGTCTGA
- the LOC122025255 gene encoding uncharacterized protein LOC122025255 isoform X1, whose product MEKKLGFFSAFRGEIARGLSPARARSRSESPHRNHSPFALPKRWNRRHPRGLPAELLVPASGILSPLAEGPEGDGEDPGKEGWGQWVKGRIHRAPSVSSGACRRPDLRLLLCVMGAPLAPVHVSPANPLLHLGIKDTPIETSSAQYILQQYTAASGGVKLLSSIRNAYAMGKVKMVASEFETATGIVKSRNATKDAESGGFVLWQMAPEMWYVELAVGGSKVRAGCNGKLVWRHTPWLGAHAAKGPVRPLRRALQGLDPLTTANMFADAQCIGERNVNGEDCFILKLCADPRSLKARSEGPAEIIRHVLFGYFSQKTGLLTHVEDSHLTRIQSSAGGDAVYWETSINSSIDDYRPVEGMMIAHSGRSVVNLFRFGEVAMSHSKTRMEEEWTIDEVVFNVPGLSLDCFIPPADVKRGTVSEACELPQQSERGRGSVMGSNRSKVAALEKPHDVDDDNILWRDV is encoded by the exons ATGGAGAAGAAGCTAGGGTTCTTCTCGGCTTTTCGAGGGGAGATTGCGCGGGGGTTATCGCCGGCGAGGGCGAGGTCGAGGTCGGAGAGTCCGCATCGGAACCACTCGCCTTTCGCGCTTCCGAAGCGGTGGAATCGCCGGCATCCGCGGGGGTTGCCGGCAGAGCTGCTGGTGCCGGCGTCGGGGATTCTGTCGCCTCTGGCGGAGGGGCCGGAGGGCGACGGCGAGGATCCGGGGAAAGAGGGGTGGGGGCAATGGGTGAAGGGTCGGATCCACCGAGCGCCGTCTGTCTCCTCGGGAGCCTGCCGCCGTCCGGACCTCCGCCTCCTCCTCTGTGTCATGGGGGCGCCGCTAGCCCCCGTCCACGTCTCGCCTGCCAATCCGCTCCTCCACCTCGGCATCAAGGACACTCCCATT GAAACATCTTCGGCTCAATACATTCTGCAGCAGTACACGGCAGCTTCAGGAGGCGTCAAACTACTGAGCTCCATCAGGAATGCATATGCCATGGGGAAGGTGAAGATGGTAGCGTCGGAGTTTGAGACGGCCACTGGGATCGTCAAGAGCCGGAACGCAACGAAGGACGCCGAGTCCGGTGGATTTGTCCTCTGGCAGATGGCGCCCGAGATGTGGTACGTTGAATTGGCTGTCGGCGGCAGCAAGGTCCGTGCCGGTTGCAACGGCAAGCTTGTCTGGCGTCACACTCCCTGGCTCGGTGCCCATGCCGCCAAGGGCCCTGTTCGACCCCTTCGTCGAGCTTTGCAG GGACTTGATCCATTGACCACAGCGAACATGTTTGCCGACGCACAGTGCATCGGCGAGAGGAATGTTAATGGAGAGGACTGTTTCATCCTCAAGCTCTGTGCGGATCCACGGTCATTGAAGGCTAGGAGTGAAGGCCCCGCGGAGATCATCAGGCATGTCTTGTTTGGCTACTTCAGCCAAAAGACTGGACTTCTCACGCATGTGGAGGACTCACATCTGACTCGAATTCAGTCGAGCGCCGGAGGCGATGCTGTGTACTGGGAGACCTCAATTAACTCCTCCATCGATGACTATCGCCCGGTCGAGGGCATGATGATCGCACACTCAGGGCGTTCAGTCGTCAATCTTTTCCGGTTTGGTGAAGTGGCGATGAGCCACAGCAAGACTAGAATGGAGGAGGAATGGACGATCGATGAAGTGGTTTTCAACGTTCCCGGCCTCTCACTTGACTGTTTCATCCCTCCGGCCGACGTAAAACGTGGAACAGTCAGCGAAGCCTGTGAGCTGCCGCAGCAATCGGAGAGGGGAAGAGGCAGTGTGATGGGAAGTAATAGGTCTAAGGTTGCAGCGCTTGAGAAGCCTCACGATGTGGATGATGACAACATCTTGTGGAGAGACGTCTGA